In a genomic window of Vigna angularis cultivar LongXiaoDou No.4 chromosome 6, ASM1680809v1, whole genome shotgun sequence:
- the LOC108342783 gene encoding long chain acyl-CoA synthetase 8 codes for MVDPKGSSSWLKSLDISGIWKDHGECGALAAIVISILVPVLFSALFFAKKKGKIRGVPVEVSGEGGYAIRNARKTELVEVPWKGAPTMAHLFEQSCDKYTQNQFLGTRKLIQREFVTSSDDRKFEKLHLGDYEWETYGEVFARVSNFASGLLKLGHVMDSRVAIFSDTRAEWLIALQGCFRQNVTVVTIYASLGEDALIHSLNETEVSTLICDSKQLRKLDAIRSRLTSIQNVIYFEDDEKEDSFSGSLSGWTIASFIEVEKLGKESPVEPSLPSKNDTAVIMYTSGSTGLPKGVMITHGNIVATTAAVMTVIPNLGSKDVYLAYLPLAHVFEMAAESVMLAAGCAIGYGSPLTMTDTSNKIKKGTKGDVTVLKPTLLTAVPAILDRIRDGVVKKVEQKGGLVKNLFHFAYKRRLAAVKGSWLGAWGLEKFVWDTIVFKQIRSALGGQLRFMLCGGAPLSGDSQYFINICMGAPIGQGYGLTETFAGAAFSEWDDYSVGRVGPPLPCCYIKLISWEEGGYLTSDKPMPRGEIVVGGFSVTAGYFKNDDKTKEVFKVDEKGMRWFYTGDIGQFHPDGCLEIIDRKKDIVKLQHGEYISLGKVEAALSSCDYADNMMVYADPFHNYCVALVVASQQSLEKWAQQAGIDYRDFPDLCNKPQTVKEVLHAISKVGKSAKLEKSEIPAKIKLLADPWTPESGLVTAALKIKREQLKAKFKDDLLKLYA; via the exons ATGGTTGATCCAAAGGGTAGTTCCTCGTGGTTAAAGAGTCTAGATATCAGTGGCATATGGAAAGATCATGGAGAATGTGGAGCTCTGGCAGCCATAGTCATAAGCATCCTTGTTCCTGTTTTGTTTTCAGCTCTGTTCTTTgcaaagaaaaaaggaaaaataagagGTGTGCCTGTTGAAGTTAGtggtgagggaggttatgcaaTACGTAATGCTAGAAAAACTGAGTTGGTTGAAGTTCCTTGGAAAGGAGCTCCAACCATGGCTCATCTGTTTGAGCAATCATGTGATAAATATACGCAAAATCAATTTCTTGGAACAAGAAAACTAATACAAAGGGAGTTCGTTACATCTAGTGATGACAGGAAGTTTGAGAAACTTCATTTAGGAGACTATGAATGGGAAACCTATGGAGAAGTGTTTGCTCGTGTGTCCAATTTTGCATCTGGTCTTCTTAAGTTAGGCCATGTTATGGATAGCCGTGTTGCTATTTTCTCTGATACAAGGGCGGAGTGGCTCATTGCCCTTCAG GGTTGCTTCAGGCAGAATGTAACAGTTGTTACCATTTATGCTTCTCTTGGAGAGGATGCCCTGATCCACTCACTAAATGAG ACTGAAGTATCTACTCTGATCTGTGACTCCAAGCAGTTGAGGAAGTTGGATGCAATAAGATCAAGACTAACATCTATACAAAACGTTATTTACTTTGAAGATGATGAGAAAGAAGATTCTTTCTCAGGAAGTTTGAGTGGTTGGACAATTGCATCTTTTATTGAAGTTGAGAAACTTGGGAAAGAAAGTCCTGTTGAGCCAAGCCTGCCTTCCAAGAATGATACTGCAGTTATCATGTACACAAGTGGCAGTACAGGTCTGCCAAAG GGTGTTATGATTACTCATGGGAACATAGTAGCCACTACAGCAGCGGTTATGACAGTGATACCAAATCTAGGTAGCAAGGATGTGTACCTGGCATACTTGCCCCTTGCTCATGTTTTTGAAATGGCTGCAGAG TCTGTAATGCTGGCTGCAGGTTGTGCAATTGGTTATGGCTCTCCTCTGACTATGACTGATACATCTAATAAAATCAAGAAAGGAACCAAGGGAGATGTCACTGTGTTGAAGCCCACACTATTGACAGCAGTACCTGCTATTCTTGATCGGATTCGAGATGGAGTTGTAAAAAAG GTTGAGCAGAAAGGGGGCCTTGTGAAGAATCTTTTCCATTTTGCTTATAAGCGCCGACTGGCTGCTGTAAAAGGAAGTTGGCTTGGGGCTTGGGGATTGGAAAAGTTTGTGTGGGATACCATTGTCTTTAAACAAATTCGTTCTGCACTTGGAGGCCAGCTCCGATTTATGCTTTGCGGGGGAGCTCCTTTATCTGGAGATTCACAATACTTCATCAATATCTGCATGGG GGCTCCTATTGGGCAAGGATATGGCTTGACTGAAACATTTGCTGGAGCTGCATTCTCAGAGTGGGATGACTACAGTGTGGGACGCGTCGGTCCTCCACTTCCTTGTTGTTACATTAAG CTTATTTCTTGGGAAGAAGGAGGGTACCTGACATCAGATAAGCCAATGCCAAGGGGAGAGATTGTAGTTGGAGGATTTAGTGTGACAGCTGGTTACTTTAAGAATGATGATAAAACTAAAGAAGTGTTCAAG GTTGATGAGAAAGGTATGCGCTGGTTTTATACTGGTGATATTGGACAATTCCACCCTGATGGATGTCTTGAAATCATAGATAGGAAGAAAGATATTGTCAAACTTCAACATGGAGAATATATATCTCTTGGAAAG GTTGAGGCAGCATTATCATCATGCGATTATGCAGACAATATGATGGTTTATGCAGATCCCTTTCACAATTACTGTGTGGCTCTAGTCGTTGCTTCACAACAGTCGCTGGAGAAGTGGGCCCAACAAGCTGGCATAGATTACCGAGATTTTCCTGATCTATGTAACAAACCTCAAACTGTCAAGGAAGTTCTGCATGCTATTTCCAAG